The genomic stretch ATTTCTTAGCATTCTCTACAGAACCATACATCTATCCAAACCtggttgatttgccacctccAAAATGCGTCCTGGACTTGAAAACAAAGATGGCATTTGGGTCCTTGACATCATACATCCTAGCCAATTTCTCCTTCAACTCAGCCTTGGAAACATTAGGCCTTCCAGGATGCAGAACATCAATGACGAATTGTTTTCTGGAAAGAAGACGATTGGTCATGAACTTCCTAGTACGAATAGTCACCGCCTTGTCCACCATTTTTTCTTGCCTCCGACGCCGCGATTGCTTCCGCTCTTTCTCCTCTGAATGGGCGGTTGGTTGGGGAAGCAACAGAAGGGGAACGTAAAAGGCTTTCTTACAATAATCAATGTCCATGAGGGTCTTGAATTTTATAGTAATAGATTGATGCCAAGTTAATCCCAGAGCAATCTTGCTGAGTTTTCTTGGCCATGATTGCATGTTCACTCTTTAAAAGATAGGGAGTGTAATTGATCAAATGGGGGAGCCAACAGCTTCAACGTCTTTAGTGTTAGAGAAATGGACAAATGCTGCTAGTCCTTTCAATGAATCAGTTGTGGCATTTTCATTCGCATTATCTTGTGTGAAAAACAggacttcttttttcttttttctctctctctctctctcgactTAATTAGAACATTTCTTTAGCTGTTTCACCACTGAGCTGGGTGAGGAATTGGTATGGTGCCATAATAGCATTGTTTTCTTGAAGTGATATCACTGCTCTGTTTTTCCTCTGTTTCTAGCCGTGTTTCCAACAACTTCTTTGGAACTCTCTAGTTTTTACAGCTTGTGTTTCTGTCGGCCGTTTCCATGACTAGTTGCAGACGTAGCTTCTCTTCTTACAATCCAAAGCCCCAAAATCCAAACACCCctcgcccccccccccccaaaaaaaacttCTGAATGTATGCATGCAGCTTGGTAGGTGGACAAGTGCATGAGCATGCATGACATCTTTCAGCAATAATAATGACTTTCCATCATTCATAATTTGCCCTCATCATGGGTCTATAGCTAGCAACTCACCGTACCATATGCACCTTTTTTCATACGTCTTGCATGTAAATGAAGACATCTCTGTCGGTTTGTATTTGGTTTTTCCACAGTTAATAGGAAAGTAGTTTCATTTTGTTTATGATGGGATGTCTGGATTATTCTTtgagagtttttttttcaattctttgagAAATTTATGTTGGCTTTGTTCCCAAAACGTCACAAATATATAActggtttcatttttttctaaaaagtAATAAAGTGACCCATTCCAATGCTCTCAAGGCTCAGTACAATTATTGTTAATCAACATTTTATTCAATGACTGGGGACATTGGATGCAGGAAGCATAAAGAGTTCAAGTTCTAGCACTTTATTAATCTTCTTGAGCGGTCCTTCATGGTAAGTGCATTACAGTCCTCAAGTTTGATTTCTATTTGAAGTGAAACTGCCATTATTTGGATCTAACTTGTGTTATTGTGAATGCATATGCTTTTGTTGGGTTATGGACATATTATGCTTTATTTAACTAGTTCTTTATAATTATCATCTTTTTGAATTTCAGTGCTATTTTTCCAACACAATTCCTCTGGGAAGGCTTGTCATCTAAACTTGCACCTTGGTATAGCATGTAGTTCATATATGATAGGAGGAAAAATTGATAAGTGTTGGATGTTCCTGGTTGATAGATGGTGTGATGAATATAGGAATGGACTAGAGAAATTTTTGACAATGGCAAAACAGCACAAAGGTGATAAACCAAAGATTAGATGTCTATgcagaaaatgcagaaatgtGAAGTACTACTCTGTTCATGTTGTTGAGAGTCATCTGCTGTATAAGGGGATGGATAGTACTTATACATATTGGAAATTTCATGGGGAAACTCTGCCTAATGAAAATTCAAATGTTCATTCATGTTGTGATAATGAGCATGAAATTAATGCTAACAATGCAAAAGTAAATGATGACAACATACAAGAAATTTTAGAAGACATCTATTGGGGGACCTTTAATGAAGAAGAATTAAATGGTGGGAGCAATAAGGAggtttcttttagaaaagaagatgaattggaaaattttgatagattatTTAAAGATGCTAAGCGGGCCTTATATCATGGCTGCAAAAAGTATTCAATATTACTTTTTGTTGTAAAATTGCTACACCTGAAGGTACTCAATCGATGGAGTAATAAATCTTTTACCATGCTTCTTCAACTGTTGAATGATTCCTACCCTGATGATAACTTACTTCCGTCCTCTTACTACGATTCAAGAAAGTTATTGGGGAGCATTGGGTTGCGATGTGACCTGGTTCATGCATGCAAGAATGACTGTGTTCTCTTTTGGAAGGAATATGAAGGATTGGATCATTGTCCAAAATGCTTGCAATCTAGATGGAAAATAAATGATGGCAAAGGTaaaaaaattcctcaaaagatTCTTCGCTACTTTCCTTTGAAGCCAAGACTGCAGAGACTGTTTATGTCAAGAAAAATAGCATCTTATATGAGATGGCACAAGGAAAAACGAGTTGAAGAAATAGGGGTCTTAAGTCATCCAGCAGATGGTGAATCATGGAAAGAATTTGATAAGAAATTTCCATGGTTTGCTGAAGATGCTCGAAATGTTCGTCTTGCATTGTCAAGTGATGGTTTCAACCCTTTCAATAATATGTGTAACTCCTATAGTATGTGGCCAGTGGTGCTCATAAACTATAATATGCCACCATGGGTATCAAAAAGGGAGCCTTATTTCTTCTTGTCACTACTTATTCCAGGTCGTCGGTCACCTTGAAAGGATATTGACGTGTTTTTGCAACCTTTGATTGATGATCTATTAGAATTGTTCAAAGGTGTTTGGACATATGATTCTGTGACTGAACAATGCTTCCTTTTGCATGCAGCACTTATGTGGACTATAAATGACTTTCTGGCTTATGGGGACTTATCTGGTTGGGTGACCAAGGGAAAAATGGCATGCCCTTGCTGCAATGATAAAACGGACTATCAGTCATTGAGAAACAAGATTGGTTACTTGGGCCACCATCGCTTTTTGCCTGATAATCATGTGTGGCGAAATGATGGCAAAAAATTTAATGGCAGGGTAGAGAGAAGGTTGAAACCACGGGAATTGTCAGGTGaagaaattcttgaacaattaAAAGTTGTTGAGGGTGTAACACTTGGAAAAAATCCAAATACTAAGAAAAGGAAGCGCAGTCTTGAAGAAAGAAACTAGACTAAGAAGAGCATATTTTACCAATTTCCGTATTGGAAAGACATTCCACTAAAACACAACATCGATGTTATGCACACTGCTAAGAATTGGTGTGATAATATTATGAGTTTAGAAAAATAACACATATAGTTTAAAGTCACATTTGTTATGTGGTATTAGAATAATAAAAATGGAGCGGTTTACAATTATTAATACTCAATGAAACTTCTAAAGTACATTATTTCGATCAATTTTGTATTTGACTAGAGATTAAGCCCATTACACTAaacttttttcttaataaatgaATTACATACTTTTGtaacaattcaagaataaatGGATAGGCATTGTGAAGCACTTGTTACATGAAATTCCTTTTTATAAACTACGATTAAAATTTCATCATAGAAATATGAGTTTAGCAAAATAACACATATAGTTCAAAGTCACATTTGTTATGTTGGCATTAGAATAATAAAAATGGAGTGGTTTACAATTATTAATACTCAATGAAACTTCTAAAGTACattatttcaatcaattttgtaaTTGAGGAGAGGTTAAGCCTATTACACAAgactttttttcttaataaaagaATTACATACTTTTATAACAATTCAAAAAAATGGATAGGCAATATAAATTGCTTGTTACATGAAATTCTTTTTTATAAATTATGATCAATAGTTCATCTTAGAAATATGAGTTTAGCAAAATAACACATAGTTCAAAGTCACAATACAAATAGATTTAAAAGTTGAGGAAATGGAATTACAAGTAATTTACTATAATTTCATAGATTATAGTACATCCATACCAATTTTATTCTTTATCCTCGTATTTAAAACTTTAGaacaattaaattaaatcatcTAATTATTAACACTTATAAGTGTTTTATATAGTTACTTGAAAAAAATACTCATATATGAAATACAAAAGATTTTTTGAATTATGCATATGGACATGTATTAGCacaaatataatataaatatttattgaCTAGCACACTTGAAGGCATTCCTCTCATGCTATTTTATGCATAGTTAAGTTCTTTGAAGTTTAGCAAAAATATAAGAGTGAGGAATAATTTCAAGAAATGGCAATTACATATCATACAACAAACCTCTATCAAGAAAATTAAataacctcccttgaggtttgacAAATAACGAATCGATCCCTGAGATTTGGACAAATAACAGTCCACCCCTTTGAATAACCAGACATTTAACAATCACCCACCTACTGTTAAGAGACGTTAGTGATTCTACTTGacatcaagaaaaagaaaacttggAATGACGAAATTGCCTTTATTGTATCCAACTGTCATCAAGATTAATAATAGTTCCGAAAATACccttttcattaaaaaatatatatatataatattggGATTATAATTCTTTATCATTCACATCCCAATCACGTTTGACTTGTCTACCTTTACCTGtacaaaaagagagaagaaaaagactTCCCTATTTTTCCCCAAGTTTAACGAGGAAAAAGGTTCGATTTGTgatactctgttcttataatggaggaaaaccataaagagctggtgttttattggaaaacgggtttatttttatttttttcgataaataaatttgtttatggaaaaatgggtactctgttcttataatggaggaaagccataaagagctggtcttttatgggaaagtgatactttacagaaagtgaccgcgatttggtttatgaaattaccCCAAAccaaaatttagaatgaatttgtttgttttgaaagttgtataacgGTCGTTAAACTTCATATATCCCTTCCTTAAACTTCAAAATCTACaaagtctcatatttttgttaaatacaaaacctaccagtttcccttccgtaaaaatattaatgtaactctttttcaattttagttacaaatatttatgtatttaacataaattaaatgattcagaataaaatgcccataaagagccaatactttactcatctaatggatgaaagccataaagaattaataatactttatgggccatttctttttctttttttttaaatatttaatttatctTAAATAGATAAATTGTAAGTACATATTGTTAAAGTGATAAAGTCGCTATCTGTATTGTTTCCCGCCTAAAGGCTAAAATTGTAAGTACATATTTCTATTTTTATGTCTTTAAAATTTGATGGAAATCAATAAGGGTTGTTCAGACTTTTGGCTATTTCCGTTCCATATAACTGACAAACTTAACGTGGGAGAGTAATTTGTTATTTGTCCAAATCTCAAGGATCGATTCGTTATTTGgtcaaacctcaagggaggtaaatgtaattaacccttatttcaatcaattttgtaaTTGAGGAGAGGTTAAGCCTATTACACAAgacttttttttcttaataaaagaATTACATACTTTTATAACAATTCAAAAAAATGGATAGGCAATATAAATCGCTCATTACATGAAATTCTTTTTTATAAATTATGATCAAAAGTTCATCATAGAAATATGAGTTTAGCAAAATAACACATAGTTCAAAGTCACAATACAAATAGATTTAAAAGTTGAGGAACTAGAATTACAAGTAATTTACTATAATTTCATAGATTATAGTGCATCCATACCAATTTTATTCTTTATCCTCGTATTTAAAACTTTAGaacaattaaattaaatcatcTAATTATTAACACTTATAAGCGTTTTATACAGTTACTTGAAAAAAATACTCATGAAATACATAAGATTTTTTGAATTATGCATATGGACATGTATTAGCacaaatataatataaatatttattgaCTAGCACACTTGAAGGCATTCCTCTCATGCTATTTTATGTGTAGTTAAGTTCTTTGAAGTTTAGCAAAAATATAAGAGTGAGGAATAatttcaagaaatggaaattacATATCATACAACAAACCTCTATTTGAAAATTAAATGCAAATTTATCAAACTTAGTTAATTTAATTAGCTATATATTGAGAATATTTTCATTAGTTTCATTTTCTCATACATG from Coffea eugenioides isolate CCC68of chromosome 8, Ceug_1.0, whole genome shotgun sequence encodes the following:
- the LOC113780220 gene encoding uncharacterized protein LOC113780220, translated to MAKQHKGDKPKIRCLCRKCRNVKYYSVHVVESHLLYKGMDSTYTYWKFHGETLPNENSNVHSCCDNEHEINANNAKVNDDNIQEILEDIYWGTFNEEELNGGSNKEVSFRKEDELENFDRLFKDAKRALYHGCKKYSILLFVVKLLHLKVLNRWSNKSFTMLLQLLNDSYPDDNLLPSSYYDSRKLLGSIGLRCDLVHACKNDCVLFWKEYEGLDHCPKCLQSRWKINDGKGKKIPQKILRYFPLKPRLQRLFMSRKIASYMRWHKEKRVEEIGVLSHPADGESWKEFDKKFPWFAEDARNVRLALSSDGFNPFNNMCNSYTLMWTINDFLAYGDLSGWVTKGKMACPCCNDKTDYQSLRNKIGYLGHHRFLPDNHVWRNDGKKFNGRVERRLKPRELSGEEILEQLKVVEGVTLGKNPNTKKRKRSLEERN